DNA sequence from the Anser cygnoides isolate HZ-2024a breed goose chromosome 7, Taihu_goose_T2T_genome, whole genome shotgun sequence genome:
GCCAAAACCGCAGGGCCTGGGAGCATTTTTCGGGgcacagaggggcagggaaTGGCACAAAATGCTGCAAAGCTTGGTCTCCCTCTCCTAAATTTTCCTAGCTGTACTGTTTGGGCTGGCTCGATAGCTTTTCTGTGGGTGGGAGCTGGTGTGCCCACAGCCTGGGCATCCTCGCCCAGATGGTTTGCAAGCAGCAACCTCCTTGGCTTGGATGCTTTTTGGGAATCGGTGTCCTTGggcaaagcactgcagtgtTGCTCAGGGACACCAGAGGGGACCATTGtgcagcagctgaggtcccCAGGCTCACCCTGAGCCCATCCTGACCCTGCTGGGTTGTGCTCTGCAAGCTTCatcccctgcttttctttcctcgCGAAGGTGAAAGCCACGGACGCAGACGAGGGCGTCAACGGGAGAGTGTGGTACAGGATCGTCAAGGGTAAGTCCAGCTCCATGTGGGGCTGCGCAGGATGCTCCTGGAGCCACCTCGGAGCTGCACAAAGCACATttggggcagcaggggggcaCGCACTGGGCACCAACGCTGTCGCTTCCTCGCCCCCCCAGGGAACGAGCACCACAACTTTCGGATCAACCCCGGCAGCGGGCTGGTGATGCGCGGCTTGCGGCCCCTGGACAGGGAGCAGAACTCGTCCCACGTGCTGGAGGTGGAAGCCTACAACACGGAGCAGGGCCCCATGCGGAGCTCCGTGCGGGTACGGAGCCCGGGGCGGAGCTGTTGGTGCTCTCGGCAGCtcccagggatgctgcagcagccagcagtaATTTCCAGCCCTCGCCGAGCGGAGGCAGGCGTGCAGGAAGCTCGAGAGACCTGGCATGGAAATGCTGACGGAAAGTCTCCGTGGGTGGAGAAGAGGGTTTTGGTGGTGggggtggcttttttttttctattttcctgtgACATTTGGGTGCGCTGGGGCTGCGGAGTGCCTCGGCATGCTGGAAACCACAGGGCCAAGCACCTAGTTAAATTAGAGAGGGCCTAATTGTAATAATCTTGAGCAGCGAAACAGCGActtccttcctccaggaggGGTTCCCACGAAACTCGATCCACCATCCCACCCCTCTGGTCAcaccatatttatttttagaccCACCGAGCTGGTGGCGGGCTCTGGCTGAGTGCTACAAGCCCACGGCACCAGTCAGAAAGCAGAAGGAGCGAGGCTGTCCCTGGGGAAATGCGAGAAAAGGGAGCTTGACCTGCAGGCCGTGAACTCTGCACGTTTCCCACGAAGCCAGCAGCACTCCTGCAGTGCAGGGCTTCCAGCTGGAGAGGTTTGGGGCAGGGGATCCCAAAGCGAAGTGATATGATACTGAGCCAGGAAAGGATGAGTCCCTCTGCACCACGGGGACCGCCAGCTCGTTCTGCTTCAAGCCACCACGGCTCCTCCAAATTTCCCTGGAATTACAGGGGATGGATTCgcgggaaggggaaggggaccTGGTGATTCATGCCGTGCAGGTTTGGTGCTCCTCTGAATTCATCACGCCCTCCCACcgcattttttgggggggttttgcAGGTGATTGTCTACGTGGAGGACGTCAACGACGAGGTGCCAGTGTTCACCCAGCGGCAGTACAACCGCCTGGGGCTGCGGGAGACGGCTGGCATCGGGACCTCGGTGGCAGTGGTGCGGGCCACTGACCGAGACACAGGTAGGGAGCCAGGGAGGGGGCCAAAAACCCCATGGGGTGGGCTCAGCCTCGGTGGTTCTGCCCCCATGGGATGCTTGGTCCAAATTCgctgtgctcctgctccagGGAATGGCGGGCTGGTGAGCTACAAAATCCTTTCGGGTGCCGAAGGGAAGTTTGAGATCGATGAGAGCACCGGCCTCATCACTACCATCGACTACCTGGACTACGAGACCAAAACCAGCTACCTGATGAACGTCTCGGCCACGGACCAGGCACCCCCCAACAACCAGGGCTTCTGCAGCGTGTACGTCAGCCTGCTGAACGAGCTCGACGAGGCCGTGCAGTTCTCCAACAGCAGCTACGAGGCCGTCATTGTGGAGAACATCCCACTGGGCTCTGAGGTGCTCCGCGTGCAGGCGCGCTCCATCGACAACCTCAACCAGATCACCTACAAGTTTGACCCCAACACCAACACCCAGGCGCTGTCCCTCTTCAAGATCAACGGCATCACCGTGAGTGGTCTTCTTCGGCATGGTCTTCCTCGGTTGGGTTGGCCACCGTGGGTGCTGAGCCCAGTGGTGGATGTGGCTCTTCGCCCTCGGCAGGGCGTGATCACGGTCAAAGGCCAGGTGGACCGGGAGAAGGGGGACTTCTACACCCTGACGGTGGTGGCCGATGACGGGGGGCCGAAGGTTGACTCTACAGTGGTGAGTGGCTTcgtcttccttctcttctgcccAATTGTCACCCAGGTTTTGGAGAACGCCACAATCACATTGGTATCTTCCATTGCCCATTTGTACAAGCTCTGCTGGTCCTGACAGACCCTGCTCCCGTACCCTGCACTTCTCCAACCCATGCAGGCAAACAGTAGGGTCTGGAAACCCCAATTTGGGGGAAACCCTGCTTTTGCATGAGCACGGGCCACTGCATTTTATCTTCTGTATATCACAGTGTCATATTTCTCGGaacacacgcgcacacacaaaacaacactAGGGTTTGCAGATCTCTTACCAAACTAAACCAGTAAGTAGGCAAATCTGGGGGGCCTTGAACTACTTCCCCGCGGTTTATGCTGATGGGGAGCGTTATATTTGGCAGTTTCGAAGGCAGCCGAGCGGGGGTGATTTGCATCTCCCCGCCGCAGCAGGCGGCACACGGGGCGCAGGCGGGCACCAGTGGCTGGGCTGGCACGGACAGAAACCAGAAACGCGCCGGTTTGGGGCACCTGGTCCCCTGGGGGGGTTTCGAAGCCGGCAGCTtgttcttatgttttgagaccTCGTATCTGGGTGATGAAGGTGATGCTGGAGGAAGGAGGTAGCAAGGAGGCCACAGTAGCCATTCCCAAGCTCATGGGTGCTGGTGGCCtcactgccctgctccagcctcccaCAAATTGGCTAAAACCCCAGGGGGACATGCCCACCCTGCCCCACGGTGGGCTGGAAGACATGTGCCCGACTCCTCACCACCActaacttgtttttttctctttgttttctctgcttcccctccGACAGAAGGTAAGCACATCCATCTCGCCGGCATCACCTCAGGGGGCAGGATCAGTCCCAGATGTCGAGCTGTAGggcagcacctcctgcaggTGGAGAGCAGGGGACCCACTCGCCGCGCTCCGAGCTCCCTGGTTTCCATTCAGCACCAACAATAACCGCAGCAGCTCGCCCTGGGCTTCCTCCGGGATGTCGTGGCGTTGAGCCCCACCGCACCTGGGGGCCGGGGACACCCATAAATAGAGCCCCGGGAACAGAAAGGCTCTTCCTCTCCCGTTTGTGCATGGCGCTGCGCGTCTTTAATTGCCAGGGCGATGAGAGCATTTCCTGCGGCTAATTGTGGCCGAGGTAGCCCGCTCCCTTGTCACCTCCGGCATGCAAAACACAACGCTTGAgtgctttctgtctttctcctgcctcttcctccctcctcctcctctgcagctgcagctcctggattCAAATATCCGCACCATTCCCGGGCGGCACGGCTCCTGCTCGTGCTGCCAGCAATTTGGGGTGGGAGGTTGGGATGGAGACGTGATAGCCGAGGGTTTGCCAGGGTCTTGCCCTCACCCTGCCGTGCCCACAGGTGACCATCACGATCCTGGACGAGAACGACAACAGCCCGCAGTTTGACATCACCTCTGACTCGGCCGTCAGCGTGGCGGAGGACAGCCCAGTTGGCCGGCGGGTGGCCGTGGTCCTGGCCCGTGACCCCGACGCAGGCAGCAATGGGCAGGTGGGGTGGTGGTGCCACCTCCCCCATGGCACcttcccagccccttcccctcctccatGTCCCTGTCAGGGGACAGGACACGAGCTCGGTGCCACCCTGGCAGCGTGAGACCAGGGTTGGCTGCTGTGAGGGTGGCCGCGCACCCCTGAATCCACCCACGTTGGACCATCTAAATGCTCTGAGGGTGTCTCTGGGTTTATTATTGTAGggtctccttcccctcctccccatcgcttgcccttttcctcccccccagGTGACGTTCTCACTGACAGCGGGGAACATTGGGCAGGCATTCGAGATCCGCACCACCAACAACACCTACGGCGAGGTGCTGGTGGCTCGGCCGCTCGATCGGGAGCTGCTGGACCGCTACACCTTGCGGGTGAGCCGAACCCCTGCCACACTCCCCCTGCCTTGTTTGGGCTTCACCGTGGCCAAAAATGACACGTACGCACCCCCCCAACCACAGATCCAAGCCTCGGACGGCGGCGTGCCCCCACGGAGGAAGGAGCACACCCTGCGGGTGACCATCCTCGATGTCAACGACAACCCGCCCGTCATCGAGAGCCCCTTCGGCTACAACGTGAGCGTGAGCGAGGTGAGGCCCCGGGAGGTGAAGCAGCTCCGAGGGAGCTGGATAATTAAGCAATAAAACACGATCAAGCATGAGAAAAGACAACTTATTTCCTGCCGGTTTAATTCCTGGGCCGGGGGTTCTCCATTTGAgggtgaaaaatgaaatataagtAATAGCCGGTGACACTCGGAAGCATGGGAGTGCTGCTCATGATGAATAGCTTGGCATTAAAGTTATTGCCCTGCTAGGATTTCCTTATCTCTTTAATACATGGTTGGAGCTGGTTGAAGAATAGAAATTCTCTCTTGATTTCCCCCGTAATGGGATCATCCAAAAATAATTAGCTGTGCTCTGAGTGCATTATACAGCCTTCACCTTTGGGTTCTGCACTCTTTAAGGATGCGCCAGCCTAGATAGTGCCTAATACACAGCCTAATACACAACCAAATTGCTTCATCACAGGTCAAGCGGAGCTGCTTTGGTGGGTGTAGGGTTGGAGTTTGGTGCCTAAAGCAGCTTGGAAAAAAACCAATCTGTATTATGACTATTACAAACGATGTATTTTATGTGTTATGCTGTGCTGTGATGAGTTACGTGTGCATCCGCCCTGCAGAACGTCGGCGGGGGCACAGCAGTGGTCCAGGTGCGTGCCACCGACCGGGACGCCGGCCTCAACAGCGTCCTGTCCTACTACATCACCCGCGGGAACGAGGACCTCACCTTCCGCATGGACCGCGTCACCGGAGAGATCGCCACGCGGCCCTCGCCACCCGACCGCGAGCGGCAGAGCTCCTACTGCCTGCTGGTCACTGTGGAGGATGAGGGCAACCCGTCCCTGTCGGTGAGCCACCAGGACACGCGCTTTGGGGCCGGCAAGTTGAGCTTTGGGGTGCTGAGTGTGGAAGGTGGGGATGGAAGTGCCGGGAAAGTTTGGGGTGGGTGCTGGATGCAAAGCATGTGGCTCTGCGGGGATGCCGTAGTGGTCTGGTGATGCACATGTGAACCCCAAGCGCCTTGATTCAGGTTGTGACTCAGGGTCCAGATCATACTTGGCACGTTCTGGCAGCCAGAGCTGTTGCTGCAGGATGTTTTGGGAGCTGCTGTTTGCCCCGTGGCGGAGCCGCCGTGCCTTGCTTTCAGCATGCATCCTCACTTTCCTCCCGCTCGCTCCGGCACGGCTGCGATTCATCTCGCTGCCTCTGCTCTGAAGTGGTTTGAGCAGAAATCCTGAACTGTTTCGTGTGTTTATGAGCTGAAAACACCTACAGCAGGCCCACATGCAAGCGGGGGCTGTCCTGCCCACTGTCTTTGTTAGACACAATGAATAGGTGCCTCGGGATGCGGGACGAGGGAGATGCGTGAACCGCGAAGCGAGTGCACGTCGCTCCCTGGCGAGATGTGACCCTGCTGCCGCCCTGCCTCGCCTCCACCTCCCCCCTTATCTCTCCATCTCTCTCACCTCCTGGCAGCgctctggctgcagagccctgctctACATTTTGAGGAAGCGTGCTGCAAGAAGCAGCGCAGGTCGCGGCTTGCAAATCTCCGCACTGCTCCCCGCCGGGTGGCTCATGCGCCTCTTTGTGTCTTCTGCTTACATCGTGCCGTGGTTGAAATCTCTTTCCTTAGAACGAGAGCAGCAGGTTTGTGCAAATGCAGCAGCTGGCACCGCCAGCTCCTTCCAAAAGCGTCCCCATCGTCCTGGGGAGCATCGCTGGTGCAGTGAGGGATGCTGTGCACGGAGCCTGGTGCCATTCCTTGTGGCTTCACCCAGGCTGGTAGCTGGGGTCTCTGATGCTTCCAGCAGCACCAATCCAAATCccacaaaacaaagctttgGGAAAGGCCAAAGAAACAGAGCTGGGAAAGAACTTGAAGGACCCGTGGCGAtccaggacagggagggggTGCGAGGTGTCCAGCCAGGTGCGCAGCCACGGTGCTGGTGCACCAAGCCCTGTCCTCTCCATCCAGCAGGAGGCCCGAGGGCACGGTCCTTAGGGGGATTTCCTGGGGGGGTCAGACCTCGATATCCCCTTGCACCATGCCCGCTGCAGAGGCGATGCCGTTCCCTCCAGCCACGGGTTGTTGATCTTCAGCCCGCTGCCACCGGGGATGCTCTGCAAGGGCACGCTGCTTTTGCTCAGGACTGCCAATATTTTGGTATGACTAATGCTTATCGGTGTTTATTGGCAATTTTTTCCCTATTCTTtacaacaaaacagaagcaaaagaaaaaaaaaacaaaactatcaCCCTTTGAGTAACCATTTCTACCACAAAGCCTTATCTCCTCGCCCCTTAGGAGGGCAGAGGAGGCGCTCAGCTTATCTGTGGATGCTGCTAGAGCCCAagctaaaccacaacagccaCATTCCCAGTGAGGGTGAGCAAGCCCACAGGCTCCAAGGGACAAAAATACCTCCTGAAATCAgtgcagctgggcaggagcaggattTGCCAGAGCTGCCTGAGGCAGGCTGGTTTTGGTGCCCTGGGATTGCTCAGGTTTACAGTGAGGGCGATGCCGGCACGGCCACGTGCATAGCTGGAAAACCCTCCCGCACCATGAAGATGACCTTTCCAAtttaacagcatttaaaaatattaaaaaagaaaaagaaaagaaaaaacataagcatcctttttttttttttttttaatcatcactGGTAATGAATCACAGGCAGCCGGGGCAGGAGGACTCCCCCAGCAGGAGCGAGCCGTTCCCCTtcctgttttgcaaagaaaccCTCTATCAAATGTTGGCCGGTGACACTGTTTTGTCTCGCCGTGGCTAAAGTACTTTGCCATACGCTCCTGGAAAGGATGTGCTGCCAAGGAGAGCTGGCCAGGTTAGTGCTGCACAGGTTGCAGCCCTGGAAATAAATtaagggctgggggaggcatGCAGGAGGAGGGTGCCCTCCCAGCATCCCAGCACTGGTGGGATGCAGCTCCCGGCTGCTCGGGCACTGGGACCGGGAGCTGCTCTTCCTTCCATCTTTTCTCTTATGCATCCTCTGAGGTTTAGGCAAAAGGTGAGAACCACAATGCTCATTGtcaataaaaagtaaatagcGTCCGTCCAGGCACGGGGCGTGCGCAGAAAGGGGTGTGCATGGCCATGCACTCTCCGTGCTCCTCTCCATGGAAATAGGCAGTAAAAATCAAAACCCAAGCAGGAGAGGTCACATCCATCCACAGGGCAGAGCCAGCACAAGAGAAACAGGCAGGGCTCCTGCACCTGGCTTCGTTTATTAAGgcattttgctgttgtttgagTCTTCTTGGcatcctcccctcccctgccgtGGGCATCAGTTCTGCCCGGTGCATAAGGACTGCCGCTGGCCAGGCAGGGAAACGTTCACTCGTAGTCCTCACCGCCTGGTCTTCCTCACAGCGCGAAGGGAAACCAGCGGTTGGTGTCCAGGCAGTAGGGAGAGGAAGGTGAGGAGGTCTTTTTCAGTTcattagatatttttcttaattttctgtgattggtgggagctgctgcccgccCTGGCCACGGCCCCTCCTGGTGCGACCACAGCGCGCTGGCCTCCTCCATCGCTTTTGCCACCAGACTCTTTAGGCTTTCAAGGAATTCGGCGAGTCAGGAACAGGGTCTGGAAAAGAATGCAGACAGCGGTGTCAGAGCAGCTTGCAGGATGCTCAGCTGCACCAGATATTGAACAGGACAGCAATCCATCCTCCCTGGCCCCCCACGCTCCccttgctgcctccctggggagTGCTGCTCAGATACTCACCCAGCGTGGGGAAGAAGCAGTCCCCGGGGCccgggggggacaagggggtgTTGGGCTCGGACAGCAGGTGCCGGCCGGATTCAGAGGGCTGCCGGCTGGCCAGGTAGGAgagctggggccggggccggggctccaCGCTGCCCGGGGGGAGCGCCTCGAAGACGGGGTTCTCGATGccctgggcactgctgctgcgGGAGAGGAGAGGGCATGAGGAAtgctcggggaggggggggttgggtATTGCAAAGCCTTCCCGCACGGTGAGATGACAGAGGGTGTCTCCCCGACGGGTTTCTAACTAAGGATGCTCTGTCAGGGCACAGAGGcgcagctgtggggctgctttGGCTCGCCACGAGACACAGGCACCCATTTTGTCGCTCTTCTGTGAGGCTTGGCAGGCTGCAGCTGATCTTTCAATGTGCCTGCTTCTCAGTGCTCAAATCCCCCCGAAATCTGCCTCAGGACCAACAGCCAGCTCTGAGGCTCCAGCAAGAGGGGGATGAAGTGCTGTGGTCCCTTGTGTGCGTGCGAACACCTGGCCGTGTGGGACAATGGCCCCATTCAGCGTctatttttgctgaaatatttctttctaatctCTTAAAAGATCCCTTTTTTAGGCTCAGAGAGAGCCGAGATTGCATTGCATCAGTGACATCCCGCCGCGGgtgatttgcatttttatttcaggacCCGATTTTAGCCTGGCACTTTTGGGGCACGGGGAATGACGGGGCTGCTTGAACTGGTGGTACCTCAGCTGCAACCccacggggggctggggggaggcttAGCAGGAGGACAGGGCTGGTTTTTGGAGTGCAGGTGTGGGGACAAGTATGCTCACCTCTCCATTCGGACCAGCTCGTGGGCACCTGCCAGAGACAAAAAGCATTAGCACCCCATGCACCCCATGAGACCCATTCTGCCCACCCATGCAGCATCCCCACACCCAGATTGTTCAGCATCCCAGCAACAAGCCCTTGGGGCTTTGCCTTCCCCCCCGGGGAATTTTGCAACGCAATGGGGAGCAGCAGTGCCCCAGCCATGATGAAACAGGCACGGCGTGGCCAGGGACAGATGTTGAAAGCGCAGTTCCTGCTCGCAGCTGGCGTCGtgcccactgctgctgctgcacaacCCACTTCTCCAAAGGGATTCAGCCAGAGCGAAAAGGGCACGGCCCAAATAAGGTCTCCAGGGCTCTTGGTCGGGGAGATGCGACAGGGAGCACGCGGCCGAGTACGTACGTCTGCTGCTGACCGCTTGCCTCTGCTTGTAAATCAGGATCAAGATGAGGGGCAGGCAGAGGATGCCCACGATGCAGGCGCCCGTCGCCAGTGCAGCAGCCGTGATATCTGCAAGATATGACCACCAGCTGAGTTAGGGCCGAATTGCAAACTGATTTTTAGCAAAATCTGCCTGCCTAGCAGGCAGCAAGCggagcaggcaggaaaaaaaatgtgtgcacAGCCACGTGTGGGCACAGTTGAGCGTCTAGATACGGCGCTGGGGGCTAGAGGGTACGCGGCACCGTGTGTCTGGGTGCTCAAGCAAGGCCTGGGTTTCCCCTGGCCTTGTAAAATAGTGGGGTGGGAGGTGCTGGTGAGAAAGCTGGTGGCTAGGAGAGCATCGGCAGAGGCACAAGTCatcctcccagcacccagctgtgAGGGCCAGGAGGATTTGGAGCACCAGGGGGCACCCATCCCTAGGGGGCACCCAAGCCAGGGTGGCGAGCAGCGCCCAGGGGAGAGGTAtgggttttctctttctttacctTTGCTGTTGGCGGTGTAAAATGTGCAGTTTTgaagctctcctctgcctgtggAGAAGACGAAAGCGTGTGAGCCCTCGGGGCTGGCTCGAGTGGCACCCAGCACCTACCCCAAGCCCACCAAGGCTAAGCAAACTGGCCCTGAGCGTCCCAAAAGCAGGAGTTCAGCGATGGGGATCTTGTGCCGACCTCGCCTGCGGCTGGCGTGCAGCACAACGCCCcacttcccttttatttatttttttttgttgagaGGACAGACAAATCTCTCTCCTAACGCTGCAGATTGAGGGATGACATCCCCTGGCGGGAGCAAGCCCTTCCCGCAAGCCAGACCCTCCCAAGCAGCTCCGAggccagctgcagcctccaCGCCCCAAGCTACGCCCGCGCTGCTTCTCCGCTCGGCCCTCTTTCATGCagggtttgttttcctctcctccGGAAAGGGGTTGAAGAAGATCACTGAAACTATGTAACACGGCTCCTTATTGCCTGCAGAGGCAGCAAAACCTTTTCCAGCgccttgaattatttttttgaggTGGGTGGGAAGGGATTGTTCCAGCGCTCTCAGGCCATCATTCGACCCTTCCACATCTGCTGCTCCCCGTGTGGTGTGGGGCTGAGTGCCACCACGTCCCTGTGCCCTGGCAAAGCCACCACCAGGTGTTCATGCCCCGTGCCCTGATGCCCCTCTGGGACCCCGAGGCCCCTTTGGCACCCCATTACCCCTCCCTCGTCCCCCCGCTCACCTCTCTGGATCTGCAGCTCCACGAAGCCATGAGCCGCCTGCAGGGTCTGGGGCTTGCCATGCTCCCGCCGCACCTCCATGGCGTAGCAGCAGTAATTCCCGCTGTCCTGCAGCGTCAGGTTCATCACCACGATGTGGAAAGCCCCGTGGTGGTTGGGGACAAACTCCACGCCGCGGTGGCTGCCCTGCCACCCATGGGGGGACCTCCCGGTGCCGTTGGGCGCCGTGCCGTGGTGCCGGCCAGGCTCGTGGTGCAGCTCCCTCTCGGTCAGGTTGCGGATGTGCTGCTTCTCGCTGCAGCTCTGGTCACCAGCGCTGCTGAAGTACCAGGTTTTGTAGAGCAGGTCGTGGCGGTCGGCCAGGGGCCCGCTCACCCGGCAGCTCAGGGTGACGTTCTGCCCCTCCGGGCAGACGCAGCGCACGTAGGGCGCCGTCACCAGCAGCGCCAGCGTCCCTCCTGCAGGAGAGGATAACGGGGTCACTATTGGAGCAGGGGTTTCGGCGTGGGGATGGCCAGGGCTTGCAGGAAGTCATCAGGTCCCCTAATGTCACCAGCAGGGGGACAAACCAGGCTCTGCTGGCTCCCTGATGCAGGAGATGCCGATGAGCATCCCGGATCCTAAATCAGAGATGGGAAGCATGACCCAAACCTTTCACGTCTTATTGTGGCAGAGACACAAGTATAAGTGCACCCTGAAAACGAGCCCTGCAGGAGGCTTCAAATAGCACCCAAGCAATGTCTTTCATGTGGCTAGAGGTTTGCACAGCTGGCAGGGGGAGCACGGTATGAGGCAGGAGGTGTGGGTCTGCGCTGAGGGGCACTTTGGCTCTGCAAAGAGagtgggaggagaagcagggcaTGGGGGTAAGGCTCTCAAATGAGGAAATGTGAGCACCTCGGGGCCGGTTGCAAAGGGCTCTCCAGCTCCTGTTTCCCCCCAGTGTGTGTCAACATCtggttaaaaaggaaaaaaagagaagaaaacaaaacaaaaaaaaaaaaaaagagagagaaaggcatAGGAGGAGGCCGTGCCCCTGAGATCAGGCGGGGAGCAGGTCCCACCctgcttgtttttaagcagAAGGGGGAACTGCTGGCGAGGAGCTGCCTGAAACCGAAAACCGTGCAGGGAGAGAAATCCCTCCCCTGCACGCGCGGGGCTTTCCCTGCCCCAGGGGCATGGGGagggctgcagcaaggcagAGGGGGGCACCCCGCTGCTACTGCGCCCgtgccggggtgctggggtgctggggggagaaaagggcaAAGCCTGGCAAGTGTCTTCACACCGGTGCTCTGGCCCCACCGCTGCTAAGTGCAAGCATCACCTTGGGAAGCTGCCCAAAAAGGCCTTTCTGTTGTTGTGCCTTGCTTTTTGTTATATATGGTACTAAGAAAAGGAGGTTCCCGGGGCTGGTTGTGAGAAAAGGGCATTAGGACGAGATGTTCTTGCAGCTCGGCAGCATCCTGTTGTTccaccagccccgctgctgcttCGCCTTGAGGTTTTTCACTTGCTATATCGAGAAGCCCCGGGGTGTGCTGAGCCTCCCCGCAGGTCACCCTCCAGCCTGGGACGAGGCTCCCAACGCCTCCACCCCACCCGAACATCTTCAGCCGTGCAGAGAGAGCGAAAGTGAAAACGCCCCGCGTGCCTTGCACGCCTCGTGCTCGTCCCGTGCCGCCGCGAGCCCTGCgcccagcagaaagcagctggcGCGGGTCGGAGGCAAGTGCGCTGAGCACAAAGGGCACCGCCGCCGCAGTCCTGCTACCTGCCGCCACGGGAAGTGCCCCATTCACAGCAGGGGCCCCCCGGgagcctggggaagggaagcCGGGGCTCTATAGGAGGAAGTGTCCGCggcagcttttgttttccccaaaagtGGGGCCGTCCCGGTCATCCCCACCGACTCCATCTGGGGAGCCCACgccgctgccagcagccctctgcagcccctgccctcatGGACGGGGGAAATCCAGGAGGATTGCTCGTGGGTTGTATGTTTTTTTTGCCCAGGGAATATCCACACCTTGGTCTGCTTTGTAGGTCCATGCCCAGCACGAGTGGTCCAGGGATGCTGGGAACTACTGGGATGAAAATCAGCACACTGACGGTAACCGAGCCCCATCCCCGGGAGGGGGCAGAGGTTACCACATGCATAAGGCCTTCGGCATGACgaatttcccttcattttcgCAAGCATGGTGGAAAGCTTCCAGAAAGCGTCAGGAGCCGGAGCGGCTCCTCCCTGCTGGCCCACGGCTCCGCAAGCGTGCGGCGGGATGGGGCGGCTCCGGGGGTGGCACAGCGAAATGCAGAGAGGCAAAGTGCTCATGCCACAGCACTGCTATCTCTTTGCTGATGAACTGCTTAAATAAAGCAGGATTTCATGCCGAATCCTGAGCCGCTGAGAAAAAGCCTGTCCTGAGTCAATTCCCCTGCTCTTGCAAGCAGGTGTGCTTAGTTTCCAGTGGGATTTCCAGATGTGGTTCCCACCCCAGGCCAGGATGCAGCCTCTGCACAGGCACTCCCTGGGCTTGCCAGAGCAGGGAACCTGCCCTTAATTCCTCTTCTGGGAGCTTTCGTACCGATCAGCCTCACACAGAAATCCTGCAAGACTCCTCGTCACTGTGCCGTCATTACGCTTCAGAGTTATCAGCATGCTGAGAAGCACAGGGCTGTGCCCACCTCAGCACAAGTGCTtacagcagggaagaaaaaggagagaaaaaaaggaggtgcAGGCAGAAAAGCTGGTGTCAATTGCCCTTATCTCCCATGGAGCCAAATGGTTTTCGGtcccgggggcagcggggagctcCCTGCTACCTGGTGTCCGCCCCGCAGCCGGCAGCACCGCGGAGCTGCTTTGCTCCTCTCCCGGTGCATTGCCTGTGTGGTTttggtctttttattttttctttcccagaaaaATTCAAAGTGAAACCCGG
Encoded proteins:
- the VSIR gene encoding V-type immunoglobulin domain-containing suppressor of T-cell activation isoform X1 → MKFPAGATLAGAAVLRGAEMELVTPPLLLLAVLALLASHGGTLALLVTAPYVRCVCPEGQNVTLSCRVSGPLADRHDLLYKTWYFSSAGDQSCSEKQHIRNLTERELHHEPGRHHGTAPNGTGRSPHGWQGSHRGVEFVPNHHGAFHIVVMNLTLQDSGNYCCYAMEVRREHGKPQTLQAAHGFVELQIQRGRGELQNCTFYTANSKDITAAALATGACIVGILCLPLILILIYKQRQAVSSRRAHELVRMESSSAQGIENPVFEALPPGSVEPRPRPQLSYLASRQPSESGRHLLSEPNTPLSPPGPGDCFFPTLDPVPDSPNSLKA
- the VSIR gene encoding V-type immunoglobulin domain-containing suppressor of T-cell activation isoform X2, with translation MKFPAGATLAGAAVLRGAEMELVTPPLLLLAVLALLASHGGTLALLVTAPYVRCVCPEGQNVTLSCRVSGPLADRHDLLYKTWYFSSAGDQSCSEKQHIRNLTERELHHEPGRHHGTAPNGTGRSPHGWQGSHRGVEFVPNHHGAFHIVVMNLTLQDSGNYCCYAMEVRREHGKPQTLQAAHGFVELQIQRGRGELQNCTFYTANSKDITAAALATGACIVGILCLPLILILIYKQRQAVSSRRAHELVRMESSAQGIENPVFEALPPGSVEPRPRPQLSYLASRQPSESGRHLLSEPNTPLSPPGPGDCFFPTLDPVPDSPNSLKA